One part of the Labeo rohita strain BAU-BD-2019 unplaced genomic scaffold, IGBB_LRoh.1.0 scaffold_371, whole genome shotgun sequence genome encodes these proteins:
- the LOC127160511 gene encoding protein krueppel yields the protein MCFQCEKTFTSANYLKQHQRIHTGEKPYKCSHCDKRFIQSENLKTHERIHSEDKPYKCSHCDKRFRQPAYLKAHEMIHSGEKPYTCDQCGKCFAMKSYLKIHKKIHAVEKPSQHNLKSQCSVVVKSIWRVF from the exons ATGTGctttcagtgtgaaaagactttTACTTCAGcaaactatttaaaacagcACCAGAGAATTCACACCGGAGAAAAGCCTtacaagtgttcacactgtgacaagagattcattcagtcagaaaatctgaaaacacatgagaggatccacagtgaagacaAACCAtacaagtgttcacactgtgacaagagattcAGACAGCCAGCATATCTAAAAGCACACGAGATGATCCACAGCGGAGAGAAGCCGTACACGTGTGATCAATGTGGGAAGTGTTTCGCTATGAAAAGTTACCTGAAGATACACAAAAAGATCCATGCAGTGGAGAAACCAAGTCAACACAATCTGAAATCACA ATGCTCTGTCGTTGTGAAAAGTATTTGGCGCGTTTTTTGA